In Candidatus Methylomirabilota bacterium, the following are encoded in one genomic region:
- a CDS encoding histidine triad nucleotide-binding protein, with protein MTPEPMSDCLFCRIVDRKIPADIEYEDDAVLAFKDIYPKAPVHLLIVPKRHIASIMAMEPGDVEVVGRCLLAARKLGEAKGFAERGYRVGVNCGPEGGQHVYHVHFHFLAGRRSGA; from the coding sequence TGTCTGTTCTGCCGGATCGTCGACCGGAAGATCCCGGCCGACATCGAGTACGAGGACGACGCCGTGCTGGCCTTCAAGGACATCTATCCCAAGGCGCCGGTGCACCTGTTGATCGTGCCCAAGCGCCACATCGCCTCCATCATGGCGATGGAGCCCGGCGACGTCGAGGTGGTCGGGCGCTGTCTGCTGGCGGCGCGGAAGCTCGGCGAGGCCAAGGGCTTCGCCGAGCGCGGCTACCGCGTGGGTGTCAACTGTGGCCCCGAGGGCGGGCAGCACGTCTACCACGTGCACTTCCACTTCCTGGCGGGGCGGCGTTCGGGTGCCTAG